AGATCATTCGCGGCGGCTCCATTCTTGTAACCATCACCGGTGATCCATATGCTGTAGTTCCAGTAACTATTGACTCCCTTGGTTTCACACCTCTTGCTGGTCAGTCAGGTATTACTACAGTAGCTGCTGATTACGATGTAACAACTGGTTACCTTAAAAGCTTCAGAGCAACCCTTAGCTCCTCTGGAACCCGTACTCTCCAGTTCGACTCCAACACTAAGCCACTTGCAATCGACGCAGAAGACACCACTTACACCTTCGCAGCAACCTTCCCTGTGACTCTTGTCACGAAAAAGGCAAAAGTAGCTGTTGAACAGGGTACAGTAACTGTTAAAACATCCCAGGATTCTTACTTTATCGGTAACGATATGACGATTTCCGGTACAAACACCGAGTCTGAAGTTGTTTATCTCTTTATCAAAGGTGCCAACGTAGCAACCACAGGTATTGCCGGTTACTCTGGTCTTACCCCAGTATCAGTTGACTCCGATAACACCTGGAAAGTAACCTTTAACACCAGAACCACCCTTGGTCCATTAGATGCAGGTACTTACACGATCTACGCAGCAGCATCTGCTCTTCCTGTTACCTTTGCATTTGACTCAGACTCAGTATATGAGAGTACCTCAGTTGCTCTTAAACAGCCGTTCCTTACCGCAACTGCAGCATCATCAACTGTTGCACAGGGCGATAAGATCAAGATTACCGGTACTGCAGAAGCAGCTACACAGGTTATGTATTACATCTTTGGTACCAACAAATTCGCTTCCGCAACAATCTCTGTTGATGATGACGGATCCTACTCCAAAGAAATCGCAACCGACAACTTTGCAGCAGGTCAGTACTTTGTTGTAATCCAGCACCCGATGTATGACGGCTGGTTCAACATTGGTCCAGTCCCAGCAGTTCTGCCGGCAACTGGATTTGATATCACTGAGAACACCCTTGGTCCGTATACCTTAGGTACCACTGTTCTGTTCAACACTGTAGAGCGCCAGAGCGCAAATGCTGCTGAAGCACTTTGCGTTGCAATGGACTCTCAGAACATCGATGATATCTACGTGAAACTCACCTTCATCGTTGCTCAGCCAACCCTTACAATGAACTCTGTTTCCGATGTCACCAAAGGCTCTGCCCTTAAAGTCTCCGGAACCTCTAACCTCAAAGAAGGTACTATTGTAACCGTTGATGTCCTTTCAACTGCATTCACTGCTGTTGATAAGAGCACAGTAAGTTCCGCATCCTTCATCACTCTGACCACTAAGGTCGTAAAGGGTGCTGACGGCGTTAACACCTGGGAAGTCACCTTTGACACAACCGGATTAAACGTTGACACTTACACTATCCGTGCAATAACTGACGATCTCTCTACTTCTACGACTGTCAAAGTCCTTGAAGCAACGAAGACTCCAACTGCAACTGCAACTGCAACTGCAACTAAGACTGCAACTGCAACCGCAACTGCAACTCCGACTAAGACTCCCGGCTTCGGTGCATTCCTTGCACTCGCAGGCCTTGGCGCTGTCGCTGTTCTCGTCCTCCGCCGCGACTAAATTCTTCTT
This Methanocorpusculum sp. DNA region includes the following protein-coding sequences:
- a CDS encoding PGF-CTERM sorting domain-containing protein, producing the protein MKTTKTIAAVLAVFLVAVLFMGAASAAPVGGSTVYVYQYGATGDVAPTTYYLYQNGQVAGSATTDATGTFASEGIVAGTYDSVATGLTAGAFILKYPALTLDAFKAGTGTSIVGTSVLKSQNVDLSVSGTNGLTYGFTFTTPEGGKTNEFGKDAVTGVPLVFADSTVFPAAQLSNIDISDVATGEWTAKYALKTGAVATRMTGITPSKYLDSPSIKFTVGAAVTESISINTEKIIRGGSILVTITGDPYAVVPVTIDSLGFTPLAGQSGITTVAADYDVTTGYLKSFRATLSSSGTRTLQFDSNTKPLAIDAEDTTYTFAATFPVTLVTKKAKVAVEQGTVTVKTSQDSYFIGNDMTISGTNTESEVVYLFIKGANVATTGIAGYSGLTPVSVDSDNTWKVTFNTRTTLGPLDAGTYTIYAAASALPVTFAFDSDSVYESTSVALKQPFLTATAASSTVAQGDKIKITGTAEAATQVMYYIFGTNKFASATISVDDDGSYSKEIATDNFAAGQYFVVIQHPMYDGWFNIGPVPAVLPATGFDITENTLGPYTLGTTVLFNTVERQSANAAEALCVAMDSQNIDDIYVKLTFIVAQPTLTMNSVSDVTKGSALKVSGTSNLKEGTIVTVDVLSTAFTAVDKSTVSSASFITLTTKVVKGADGVNTWEVTFDTTGLNVDTYTIRAITDDLSTSTTVKVLEATKTPTATATATATKTATATATATPTKTPGFGAFLALAGLGAVAVLVLRRD